A window of the Vespa crabro chromosome 8, iyVesCrab1.2, whole genome shotgun sequence genome harbors these coding sequences:
- the LOC124426127 gene encoding elongation factor 1-gamma isoform X1, whose product MASGTLYTYPENFRAYKALIAAQYSGTQIKIAEDFVFGETNKTEAFLKKFPLGKVPAFETSDGKCITESNAIAYYVSNEQLRGKSELERTEIIQWFGFADSEILPASCAWVFPLLGIMPYNKQISLFQTIDHAREDVQKALTALNSHLLTRTYLVGERITLADISVAMTLLHLYQYVLDQNLRKPYQNVNRWFQTVIYQPESIAVIGAFKLAENTLEYDPKKYAETQGKSSSKKEKKEKESKKESKESKEAKNESAEELDLADAVLAAEPKTTNPFASLPKGSFDLDDFKRFYSNEDESKSIPYFWQKFDPQHYSIWLSEYKYNNELTKVFMSCNLITGMYQRLDKMRKASFASTCLFGTDNDSTISGIWVWRGQELAFTLCTDWQVDYESYSWTKLDPSDEKTKKLVHQYFSWIGTDKEGREFNQGKVFK is encoded by the exons ATGGCGTCTGGA ACATTGTACACGTACCCAGAAAATTTCAGGGCATATAAGGCTCTGATCGCTGCTCAATACTCCGGCACGCAGATTAAAATTGCCGAAGACTTTGTCTTTGGAGAAACTAACAAGACTGAAgcttttttaaaaaagtttcCTCTTGGTAAA gTACCAGCTTTTGAAACAAGTGACGGAAAATGCATTACGGAAAGTAATGCAATTGCTTACTATG TTTCTAATGAGCAATTGAGAGGAAAATCTGAACTTGAGCGAACGGAAATCATTCAATGGTTCGGATTCGCAGATTCTGAGATTCTTCCTGCCAGTTGTGCTTGGGTATTTCCATTACTTGGAATTATGCCATACAATAAACAG atttcattatttcagaCTATTGATCATGCTAGAGAAGATGTTCAGAAAGCTTTAACAGCTTTAAATTCTCATTTACTTACGCGAACGTACTTGGTAGGAGAACGAATAACTTTAGCAGATATTAGTGTAGCTATGACTTTACTCCATTTATATCAATATGTTCTTGATCAAAATCTACGCAAACCGTACCAAAATGTAAATCGATGGTTCCAAACTGTAATTTATCAACCTGAATCTATTGCTGTAATTGGTGCCTTTAAATTGGCTGAGAATACACTTGAATATGATCCTAAGAAGTATGCAGAGACGCAAGGAAAG tcttcatcgaaaaaagaaaagaaagaaaaggaatccaaaaaagaatcaaaggaatcaaaagaagcaaaaaatgaGTCGGCAGAAGAACTTGATCTAGCAGATGCAGTTTTAGCTGCAGAACCTAAAACAACAAATCCTTTTGCTTCTTTACCAAAGGGTTCCTTTGATCTTGATGATTTCAAACGATTTTATTCCAACGAAGACGAATCTAAGTCTATACCATACTTCTGGCAAAAGTTTGATCCACAACATTATAGTATCTGGTTGAgtgaatataaatacaataatgaaTTAACTAAA GTTTTTATGTCGTGCAATCTTATTACTGGAATGTATCAACGATTAGATAAAATGCGTAAAGCTTCATTTGCTAGTACCTGCTTATTTGGTACAGATAATGATAGCACTATTAGTGGTATATGGGTTTGGCGTGGACAAGAACTTGCTTTTACA TTATGTACAGACTGGCAAGTGGATTATGAATCATATAGTTGGACAAAATTAGATCCATCCGatgaaaagacaaagaaattgGTACATCAATATTTCAGTTGGATTGGTACTGATAAAGAAGGGCGTGAATTTAATCAAGGAAAAGTCTTCAAGTAA
- the LOC124426127 gene encoding elongation factor 1-gamma isoform X2, with protein MASGTLYTYPENFRAYKALIAAQYSGTQIKIAEDFVFGETNKTEAFLKKFPLGKVPAFETSDGKCITESNAIAYYVSNEQLRGKSELERTEIIQWFGFADSEILPASCAWVFPLLGIMPYNKQTIDHAREDVQKALTALNSHLLTRTYLVGERITLADISVAMTLLHLYQYVLDQNLRKPYQNVNRWFQTVIYQPESIAVIGAFKLAENTLEYDPKKYAETQGKSSSKKEKKEKESKKESKESKEAKNESAEELDLADAVLAAEPKTTNPFASLPKGSFDLDDFKRFYSNEDESKSIPYFWQKFDPQHYSIWLSEYKYNNELTKVFMSCNLITGMYQRLDKMRKASFASTCLFGTDNDSTISGIWVWRGQELAFTLCTDWQVDYESYSWTKLDPSDEKTKKLVHQYFSWIGTDKEGREFNQGKVFK; from the exons ATGGCGTCTGGA ACATTGTACACGTACCCAGAAAATTTCAGGGCATATAAGGCTCTGATCGCTGCTCAATACTCCGGCACGCAGATTAAAATTGCCGAAGACTTTGTCTTTGGAGAAACTAACAAGACTGAAgcttttttaaaaaagtttcCTCTTGGTAAA gTACCAGCTTTTGAAACAAGTGACGGAAAATGCATTACGGAAAGTAATGCAATTGCTTACTATG TTTCTAATGAGCAATTGAGAGGAAAATCTGAACTTGAGCGAACGGAAATCATTCAATGGTTCGGATTCGCAGATTCTGAGATTCTTCCTGCCAGTTGTGCTTGGGTATTTCCATTACTTGGAATTATGCCATACAATAAACAG aCTATTGATCATGCTAGAGAAGATGTTCAGAAAGCTTTAACAGCTTTAAATTCTCATTTACTTACGCGAACGTACTTGGTAGGAGAACGAATAACTTTAGCAGATATTAGTGTAGCTATGACTTTACTCCATTTATATCAATATGTTCTTGATCAAAATCTACGCAAACCGTACCAAAATGTAAATCGATGGTTCCAAACTGTAATTTATCAACCTGAATCTATTGCTGTAATTGGTGCCTTTAAATTGGCTGAGAATACACTTGAATATGATCCTAAGAAGTATGCAGAGACGCAAGGAAAG tcttcatcgaaaaaagaaaagaaagaaaaggaatccaaaaaagaatcaaaggaatcaaaagaagcaaaaaatgaGTCGGCAGAAGAACTTGATCTAGCAGATGCAGTTTTAGCTGCAGAACCTAAAACAACAAATCCTTTTGCTTCTTTACCAAAGGGTTCCTTTGATCTTGATGATTTCAAACGATTTTATTCCAACGAAGACGAATCTAAGTCTATACCATACTTCTGGCAAAAGTTTGATCCACAACATTATAGTATCTGGTTGAgtgaatataaatacaataatgaaTTAACTAAA GTTTTTATGTCGTGCAATCTTATTACTGGAATGTATCAACGATTAGATAAAATGCGTAAAGCTTCATTTGCTAGTACCTGCTTATTTGGTACAGATAATGATAGCACTATTAGTGGTATATGGGTTTGGCGTGGACAAGAACTTGCTTTTACA TTATGTACAGACTGGCAAGTGGATTATGAATCATATAGTTGGACAAAATTAGATCCATCCGatgaaaagacaaagaaattgGTACATCAATATTTCAGTTGGATTGGTACTGATAAAGAAGGGCGTGAATTTAATCAAGGAAAAGTCTTCAAGTAA
- the LOC124426131 gene encoding probable 39S ribosomal protein L49, mitochondrial, with amino-acid sequence MAALRIFTRSCFPAILQGPVALQSVKCASPTITEIYKRWSSYKSSPIYKDPSHYTDYDISNDPVEWSYVERLMRYKIIPQPKTTDTNLPSGWKPATAKPSDHSYFIQRTKNHMLPVYLQIKFRGMRKVTQIRKIQGDIWKLEKELKQHIKETTNKTFGSRINEMCGEIKFRGDYVSCVKKWLLAKGF; translated from the exons ATGGCTGCCCTTCGTATTTTCACACGCTCGTGCTTTCCAGCGATTTTGCAAGGTCCCGTAGCTCTACAGTCGGTGAAGTGCGCATCCCCGACTATCACCGAG attTATAAGAGATGGAGTAGTTACAAATCTTCGCCTATATACAAAGATCCTTCTCATTACACAGACTATGATATATCTAATGATCCGGTAGAATGGAGCTATGTAGAACGTTTAATGAGATATAAGATTATACCACAACCAAAAACTACTGATACAAATTTACCTTCAGGATGGAAACCAGCCACTG CAAAACCCAGTGACCATTCTTATTTCATACAACGTACAAAAAACCATATGCTACCTGTTTatctacaaataaaatttagaGGAATGAGAAAAGTAACGCAAATACGTAAAATACAAGGAGATATTTGGAAATtagagaaagaattaaagcAGCATattaaagaaacaacaaataaaacatttggtagtagaataaatgaaatgtgTGGTGAAATTAAGTTTAGAGGAGATTATGTATCTTGCGTTAAAAAGTGGTTACTAGCTAAAGGTTTTTAA